The sequence TGGCGACGAAGACGCTGGTAAGGTCGACGCGCAGCATGTCGTTCCACATCTCGATACTCAGATCGACGCAACGGGCCTGGGTCAGCATGCCGGCGTTGTTGACCAGAATGTCGATACCGCCGTAATGCGCGACGCACGCATCGACGCTGGCCTGGGCCCCTTCGACGGTGCCGACATCGGCCACGCATTCGAAGACTTCGGCGCCCAGGGTGCGGCAGGTTTGGGTGGTTTCGGCCAAGCGGGTGGCGTCGCGGTCGGCCAGTAGCAGGCGTGCGCCTTCGACGGCGTAGGCACGGGCGATGGCGGCTCCGATGCCGCTGGCGGCGCCGGTAATGACGGCGCGGCGATTAGTGAGTTGGGGCATTGTTAGCCCTCCTTTGATGAATGAACACCATCAAGTGTGGGAGCTGGCTTGCCTGCGATGCAGACACCTCGGTGTATCAGCCGAACCCGAGGTGATGCCATCGCAGGCAAGCCAGCTCCCACATTGGATTGTGCGTGGATTGAAACTGGGATTAATCCGGCCAGCGCACCGTCAGCCCGCCATCAATCACAATGCTCTGCCCCGTCAGGTAACTCGACTCCTCACTGGTCAAAAACCGCACCAGGGACGCCACTTCATCCGCCCGCCCTACCCGGCCCAACGGAATCGCCCGCGCCGCTTTCGCCAAGCCCTCAGGCCCCAAGGAGTTCTTCGCATCCAGCGACTGCGGCGTTTCAATCAACCCCGGAATCACCGCATTGCAACGAATCCCCAGCGGCGCCAACTCCACCGCCAGCGACCGGCACAACCCCGGCACGCCGGCCTTGGCCGCCGCATAATGTGAATGTTCCTGCCAGCCATACACCCCACCGGCAATCGACGATATCGCCACCAGCGCCCCACCTTCACGCATATGCCGGGTCGCCGCACGGAAAGTGCGCATCACCCCCGTCAGGTCGACATTGAGCATCTCGTTCCACAACTCATCGGTCATCTCCAGCAACGGTGCGCGGCGCAGCAGGCCGGCGTTGGCCACTGCGTAATCGAGACGACCAAAGTGCTGGATCGCCTGGGCGGCCAGGTTATCCACAGACGCGGTATCGCCCACGTCCAACGGCAGCATCAGGCATTCACCGCCGGCCTGCTCCACCAGCGCGACGGTCTGATGCGGGTCATGGGGATCGGCCGGGTAATAACCGCCCACCACCGCCACACCGCTGCGGGCATAGGCCACCGCGAGGGCCTGGCCGATGCCACTGGCAGCACCGGTAATCAAGGCAACTTTACGACTCATCAACTGAACTCCTTACTGGACGGTTTCCGGACGCACATGGCGCGCGGCAAACATCAGCGCACCGGAGAGAAAGCACGGCAGTGCGCCGAAATACAGGGCTGAGGTCTGCCAATCGCCGCCAGCCGACAACACCGATGTGGCACCGAAACCTGCGACCACGGCCCCAATCGGCCCCATCGCGTGAATGATCGCGCCGCCGGTGGCGCGGATGCTGGTGGGAAAACTTTCACTGATGAAAAACAGTGCCGCCGAGTACGGCCCGATCAGGAAGAACAAGCCCAGACTGTAGAGCCCGACCACCATTGGCATGTTGCTCGGGCCATAGAGCATCCCGGCAAACGCCAGCCCGCCGAGCATCCAGCCCAGGCCGATCACATTGCGTCGGCCGATCTTGTCGCCCATCCAGCCGTGGCAGAGGTAACCGCAGTAACCCACCAGATTCGACAGCACCAGAATGATCAGCGAGTTCTCAAACGAGATGTGGTGCACGCTGACGATCACCGACGTGCCCAGCACGCTGAACACCTGGATCGCTGCCCAGTTGAGCAGGATCGCCGCACCGATCACCAAGGTCGCGCGACGGGCCGGGCCACGAAATGCAGCTTTGAGGCCAGCCTTGCTGTGTTCGTCATAGTCCACGCCGTAGGTCATGGCGACATTTTGTGCCTCTGCCACCGCACCGCTTTTACGCAGTTCGCCGATGCGCTGGTGGATCTGGAATTGCGGGCTCTCCTTGAGCTTGCGAGCCATGATCGCGATCACGATCGCCGGAATCGCCGCAAACACGAAGCAACCCTGCCAACCAATGATCGGCAGCAGCAACGCGGTCAACCCCGCCGCGATCAACGCCCCCACCGGCCAGCCGCCCTGCACCAGGCTGTAGATAAAACCACGCCGCTTGGCCAGCTTCGGGTCATCAGAGGCCGCGTACAGCTCGCTCAGGTACGTGGCGTTGACCGTTTCCTCGGCATATCCCAGACCGCCCAACGAACGGATGAAGATCAGCGGCGACTTGCCCCACGCGCCGCCGATGGCGGTCAAGGCGGAGCAGATCGCCGAACCCGCGACAGTAAAAATAATCCCTTTGCGCCGCCCGAGTTTGTCTACCAAAGGCCCAATGGCCAAGGCCACCACGGCGGTGCCCACGGCGACCCAGGTGGCGATTTCAGCTTGCTCCACTTCACCCCAACCAAAGTGCCGGCCGATCTCCGGCAGCAGGGTGCCGAAAAGGATGAAGTCATACACCGCAAACACCCAGGCGAAAAACGCGATCCAGGTGGCAAAACGCACTTCCTTGGGCGTCAGTTGCCGGGGTTTCCAGCCAGTCAGATCAAGCTTGTTGTAGATAGACATGAGTCGCGCCTCGATGGGAGCAAAGGGTCAGGTACGGGGTTGGCGGCGGATAAAGTCGTCGGCGATTTCGTCGAAAGTGACAAAGCGCACGCCGGCATGGCTCTGGATGTGTTCGATCAGTCGTTCGAGCATCAGCAGCACTTGTGGGCGACCGGACACATCGGGGTGGATGGTCATGGTGAACACGGCATGTTCGTGTTCGCGGTAGACCCAGTCGAACTGGTCGCGCCACATTTCTTCAAGGTGGCGCGGGTTAACGAAGCCGTGGCTGTTGGGGGCCTTTTTGATGAACATCATCGGTGGCAGGTCGTCGAGGTACCAGTTGGCCGGAATCTCCACCAGGTCGGTTTCTTCGCCGCGTACCAGAGGTTTCATCCAAGTGTCGGGGTGCTGGCTGTAGTCGATCTTGGTCCAGCTGTCGCCCTTGCGCACGTAGTAGGGATGGAAGTCGTTGTGCATCAGGCTGTGGTCGTACTTGATGCCTTTTTTCAGCAGCAGTTCGTTGGTGACTTTGCTGAACTCCCACCATGGCGCCACGTAGCCGGTGGGCCGTTTGCCGGTGACCTGGGTGATCAGTTCGATGGACTTGTCGAGGACGATTTCTTCCTGCTCGGCCGTCATGGCGATGGGGTTTTCGTGGCTGTAGCCGTGCACGCCGATTTCGTGGCCGGCGTCGGCCACAGCCTTCATCTGCTCGGGGAAGGTTTCCATCGAGTGGCCGGGGATAAACCAGGTGGTGCGCAGGCCGTAGCGTTCAAACAATTTCAGCAAGCGTGGTGCGCCGATTTCACCGGCGAACAGGCCACGGGAAATATCGTCTGGGGAATCTTCGCCGCCGTAGGAACCGAGCCAGCCGGCGACCGCGTCGACGTCGACGCCAAATGCACAGAGGATGTCTTTAGCC is a genomic window of Pseudomonas sp. ADAK18 containing:
- a CDS encoding SDR family NAD(P)-dependent oxidoreductase yields the protein MSRKVALITGAASGIGQALAVAYARSGVAVVGGYYPADPHDPHQTVALVEQAGGECLMLPLDVGDTASVDNLAAQAIQHFGRLDYAVANAGLLRRAPLLEMTDELWNEMLNVDLTGVMRTFRAATRHMREGGALVAISSIAGGVYGWQEHSHYAAAKAGVPGLCRSLAVELAPLGIRCNAVIPGLIETPQSLDAKNSLGPEGLAKAARAIPLGRVGRADEVASLVRFLTSEESSYLTGQSIVIDGGLTVRWPD
- a CDS encoding MFS transporter; protein product: MSIYNKLDLTGWKPRQLTPKEVRFATWIAFFAWVFAVYDFILFGTLLPEIGRHFGWGEVEQAEIATWVAVGTAVVALAIGPLVDKLGRRKGIIFTVAGSAICSALTAIGGAWGKSPLIFIRSLGGLGYAEETVNATYLSELYAASDDPKLAKRRGFIYSLVQGGWPVGALIAAGLTALLLPIIGWQGCFVFAAIPAIVIAIMARKLKESPQFQIHQRIGELRKSGAVAEAQNVAMTYGVDYDEHSKAGLKAAFRGPARRATLVIGAAILLNWAAIQVFSVLGTSVIVSVHHISFENSLIILVLSNLVGYCGYLCHGWMGDKIGRRNVIGLGWMLGGLAFAGMLYGPSNMPMVVGLYSLGLFFLIGPYSAALFFISESFPTSIRATGGAIIHAMGPIGAVVAGFGATSVLSAGGDWQTSALYFGALPCFLSGALMFAARHVRPETVQ
- a CDS encoding polysaccharide deacetylase is translated as MAKDILCAFGVDVDAVAGWLGSYGGEDSPDDISRGLFAGEIGAPRLLKLFERYGLRTTWFIPGHSMETFPEQMKAVADAGHEIGVHGYSHENPIAMTAEQEEIVLDKSIELITQVTGKRPTGYVAPWWEFSKVTNELLLKKGIKYDHSLMHNDFHPYYVRKGDSWTKIDYSQHPDTWMKPLVRGEETDLVEIPANWYLDDLPPMMFIKKAPNSHGFVNPRHLEEMWRDQFDWVYREHEHAVFTMTIHPDVSGRPQVLLMLERLIEHIQSHAGVRFVTFDEIADDFIRRQPRT